The Sphaerospermopsis torques-reginae ITEP-024 genome has a window encoding:
- the trmFO gene encoding FADH(2)-oxidizing methylenetetrahydrofolate--tRNA-(uracil(54)-C(5))-methyltransferase TrmFO: MTQQPIQVIGGGLAGTEAAWQIAQAGVPVILHEMRPKRFSPAHHTENLAELVCSNSFGAMASDRAAGLLHEELRQLGSIIISKADEHAVPAGGALAVDRGQFGEDLTQTLANHPLIDFRRGEVKEIPEGIVVLASGPLTSPDLSADLQRFTGMEYLNFFDAASPIISGDSINKDIAFMASRYDKGEAAYLNCPMNKEQYLQFRQALCEAEQTELKDFERETAKFFEACLPIEEMAQRGEDTMRYGPLKPVGLSDSRTGDRNYAVVQLRQEDKACQLWNMVGFQTNLRWGEQKRVFRMIPGLENAEFVRLGVMHRNTFLNAPQLMLPTLQFKQCHTLLAAGQLIGTEGYTAASAGGWLAGTNAARIALGKEPLMLPNTTMMGALFEFISSAAPKHFQPMPPNFGIVPDLGVKIKSKPEKYGRYRDRSLADLASWKTANLG, translated from the coding sequence ATGACACAACAACCCATACAAGTAATAGGCGGTGGACTTGCAGGAACAGAAGCAGCATGGCAAATAGCCCAAGCCGGCGTTCCTGTCATTCTCCATGAAATGCGCCCTAAACGCTTCAGTCCTGCCCATCATACCGAAAATTTAGCCGAGTTGGTATGTAGTAACTCCTTTGGAGCAATGGCCAGCGATCGCGCAGCCGGTTTATTACACGAAGAACTCCGTCAACTCGGTTCTATTATCATCTCTAAAGCTGATGAACACGCTGTTCCTGCTGGTGGTGCTTTAGCAGTTGATAGAGGACAATTTGGGGAAGACTTAACCCAAACTTTAGCAAATCATCCTTTAATTGATTTCCGCAGAGGAGAAGTTAAAGAAATTCCTGAAGGTATTGTAGTGTTAGCTTCTGGACCTTTAACCAGTCCCGATTTATCCGCAGATTTACAGCGGTTTACGGGGATGGAATATCTCAATTTCTTTGATGCAGCCAGCCCCATAATTAGCGGTGATTCTATTAATAAAGATATTGCTTTTATGGCTTCCCGCTATGACAAAGGTGAAGCAGCTTATCTCAATTGTCCCATGAATAAAGAGCAGTATTTACAATTTCGACAGGCACTTTGTGAAGCTGAACAAACAGAATTAAAGGACTTTGAAAGAGAAACTGCGAAATTTTTTGAAGCTTGTTTACCAATAGAAGAAATGGCACAAAGAGGGGAAGATACTATGAGATATGGTCCCCTGAAACCAGTGGGTTTATCTGATAGTAGAACCGGAGATCGTAACTATGCTGTGGTGCAGTTGCGTCAAGAAGATAAAGCCTGTCAACTTTGGAATATGGTGGGTTTTCAAACTAACTTACGTTGGGGTGAACAAAAACGAGTTTTTAGAATGATTCCTGGTTTAGAAAATGCTGAGTTTGTCAGATTGGGAGTTATGCACCGCAATACTTTTTTAAATGCACCCCAATTAATGTTACCAACTTTGCAATTTAAACAATGTCATACTTTATTAGCAGCAGGACAATTAATAGGAACAGAAGGTTATACTGCTGCATCTGCTGGTGGTTGGTTAGCGGGAACAAATGCAGCGAGAATCGCTTTAGGAAAAGAACCTTTAATGTTACCGAATACTACCATGATGGGGGCATTATTTGAGTTTATTAGTTCCGCTGCACCTAAGCATTTTCAACCCATGCCACCTAATTTTGGTATTGTACCAGATTTGGGTGTGAAAATAAAAAGTAAACCAGAAAAATATGGACGTTATCGAGATAGATCCTTAGCAGATTTAGCAAGTTGGAAAACTGCAAACTTAGGATAA
- a CDS encoding DUF5615 family PIN-like protein: protein MNIRYQADADLNQSIVTGVLRREPSIDFQTAFVAGLEGVKDSEVLGMAAQQGRILVSHDRKTMPSEFAQFITNKQSTGVIIVSRKLPLEVIIDELLLIWAVSSAEEWLNRIAKLPL, encoded by the coding sequence GTGAATATTCGCTATCAAGCCGATGCTGATTTGAATCAATCTATTGTAACGGGAGTTCTGCGACGAGAACCCAGCATTGATTTTCAAACTGCCTTTGTTGCTGGCTTAGAAGGTGTAAAAGATTCAGAAGTATTAGGAATGGCTGCACAGCAGGGGCGTATCCTTGTCAGCCATGATCGTAAAACAATGCCATCAGAGTTTGCACAATTCATTACCAACAAGCAAAGTACAGGCGTTATCATTGTTTCTCGGAAGTTACCACTTGAAGTCATTATTGACGAACTATTGCTGATTTGGGCAGTATCCAGTGCAGAGGAGTGGCTTAATCGGATTGCAAAATTACCCCTTTGA
- a CDS encoding UPF0175 family protein, with translation MFHTLGKSPDELARDMKIAAAVKWYELGSISQGKAAEIAGLNRIEFMDVLIRYQVSPFQYTAVELAEEIFCFPRKDAKTQRKERGY, from the coding sequence ATTTTTCACACATTAGGAAAATCCCCTGATGAATTAGCTAGAGACATGAAAATTGCTGCTGCTGTTAAATGGTATGAATTAGGATCGATATCTCAAGGTAAAGCGGCTGAGATAGCAGGTTTAAACAGAATAGAATTTATGGATGTTCTGATTCGTTATCAGGTTTCTCCATTTCAATATACTGCGGTCGAATTAGCCGAGGAAATTTTTTGTTTCCCACGCAAAGACGCAAAGACGCAAAGGAAGGAAAGAGGATATTAA
- a CDS encoding metal ABC transporter permease produces MKLLIDVQSNLFLFSVNNFAELVNLLQFPFMQRAIIGAVLMGILGGLLGSFVTLRQLSFFSHAVGHAALVGVALGVLLNTNPHWMLLPFTLIFGVVVLYLIDKTDLASDSVLSIVLSGSLAIGVILSSMIKGYQGNLMAVLFGDILAIDRTDLILTVLVLLGSSVFLLSTLRSQILLTLNPDVAQVQGVPVQLYRYGFVILLSLAVAVAIKAVGVLLVNAFLVIPAATAKLISHHFSRFLILSVIVGSCSSIAGMMVSGVFNLASGPSIVLVQFLVFVFVFAGVKFGKQVIGNR; encoded by the coding sequence ATGAAGTTATTGATTGATGTTCAAAGCAACTTGTTTTTATTTAGTGTTAATAATTTTGCTGAGTTGGTAAACTTATTACAATTCCCTTTTATGCAACGTGCCATTATCGGTGCTGTATTAATGGGAATACTGGGCGGTTTACTGGGCAGCTTTGTGACTTTGCGGCAGTTATCTTTTTTTAGTCATGCTGTTGGTCATGCTGCTTTGGTAGGGGTAGCATTAGGAGTGTTACTAAATACAAATCCTCATTGGATGTTGTTGCCATTTACTTTAATTTTTGGTGTAGTTGTCCTCTATTTAATTGACAAAACAGATTTAGCCAGTGATAGTGTTCTGAGTATAGTCCTATCCGGGTCATTAGCTATTGGTGTGATCCTCAGCAGCATGATTAAGGGATATCAGGGTAATTTGATGGCGGTATTATTTGGCGATATTCTGGCCATTGATAGGACGGATTTAATTTTGACGGTGCTGGTGCTGTTGGGTAGCAGCGTTTTTTTATTGTCAACTTTGCGATCGCAAATTTTGTTAACCCTTAACCCTGATGTTGCCCAAGTCCAAGGCGTTCCTGTTCAATTATATCGCTATGGGTTTGTCATTTTACTATCTTTAGCCGTCGCGGTGGCAATTAAAGCTGTTGGGGTTTTATTGGTAAATGCTTTTTTAGTCATTCCCGCTGCTACAGCCAAACTTATCAGTCACCATTTTAGCCGCTTTCTCATTCTATCGGTGATAGTTGGTTCTTGTAGTAGCATCGCTGGAATGATGGTTTCTGGAGTGTTTAACCTGGCCTCTGGTCCGAGTATCGTTCTAGTGCAGTTCCTGGTGTTCGTCTTTGTTTTCGCTGGGGTGAAGTTCGGGAAGCAGGTAATAGGGAACAGGTGA
- a CDS encoding ArsR/SmtB family transcription factor: MIQIRPSITLDRNNLAAIPHELISTEKAQRMAEFFSFLGDANRLRVLSLLANKEFCVSDLAALLEMSESAVSHQLRNLRAMRLVTYRKQGRNVFYRLHDSHIFHLYQAVAEHLDEKD; the protein is encoded by the coding sequence ATGATTCAAATTCGTCCATCCATTACTTTAGATAGAAATAATCTTGCAGCCATTCCTCATGAATTAATTAGCACAGAAAAAGCCCAACGCATGGCGGAATTTTTTAGTTTTTTAGGAGATGCTAACCGCCTCAGAGTTTTGTCATTATTAGCTAACAAAGAATTTTGTGTGAGTGATTTAGCAGCGTTATTAGAAATGAGTGAATCTGCTGTTTCTCACCAACTGCGAAACTTACGTGCTATGCGTTTGGTGACTTACCGTAAACAAGGACGTAATGTTTTCTATCGCCTCCACGATAGTCATATTTTCCATCTTTATCAAGCAGTCGCTGAACATTTGGATGAAAAAGATTAA
- a CDS encoding metal ABC transporter ATP-binding protein — MTDDPQATTLPILKVEGLTVYQGSYLAIRDVSFELFPGTDTAIVGPNGAGKSTLVKAILDLIPRSSGTIEIFGRPIYRLGNLRNQLGYMPQNFIFNRSFPISVSELVELGIGDREQVKGQNKHLFLAKFWQNKQEKSAAVKAALQRTDAYHLRNQAIGTLSGGQLKRVLLAYCLVSPRKLLVLDEAFAGVDMQGAADFYALLNELKREENWTVLQVSHDIDMVNRHCDRVLCLNQTLVCSGHPEIALSPQNLLATYGPGFSRYQHHH; from the coding sequence ATGACTGACGATCCACAAGCAACGACATTACCAATATTAAAAGTAGAAGGTTTAACGGTCTATCAAGGAAGCTATTTAGCTATACGGGATGTTTCCTTTGAATTATTTCCTGGAACAGATACAGCAATAGTGGGACCAAATGGCGCTGGTAAAAGTACCTTGGTTAAAGCTATTTTAGATTTAATTCCTCGTAGTTCTGGAACAATAGAAATTTTTGGTCGCCCTATTTATCGGTTAGGAAATTTGCGTAACCAGTTGGGATATATGCCACAAAACTTTATTTTTAATCGCAGTTTTCCTATTTCTGTGAGTGAGTTAGTAGAACTGGGAATAGGTGACAGGGAACAGGTAAAAGGTCAAAATAAACATCTATTTTTAGCCAAGTTTTGGCAAAACAAACAAGAAAAATCAGCCGCAGTCAAAGCAGCTTTACAACGTACAGATGCTTATCATTTAAGAAATCAAGCTATTGGTACTCTGAGTGGTGGTCAACTAAAAAGAGTATTGTTAGCTTATTGTTTGGTAAGTCCGCGCAAATTGCTAGTATTGGATGAAGCTTTTGCTGGGGTAGATATGCAAGGTGCGGCTGATTTTTATGCCTTGCTAAATGAGTTAAAACGGGAGGAAAATTGGACAGTGTTACAGGTTTCCCATGATATTGATATGGTAAACCGTCATTGCGATCGCGTGCTTTGTCTGAATCAAACTTTAGTGTGTTCTGGCCATCCAGAAATTGCCCTTTCACCACAAAATCTCTTAGCAACGTATGGACCCGGTTTTAGTCGTTATCAACACCATCATTAA
- a CDS encoding glycosyltransferase family 4 protein gives MNSTSNKRIALISVHGDPAIEIGREEAGGQNVYVRQVGEALSQLGWQVDMFSRKISVEQENIVQHNSRCRTIRLTAGPVEFVPRDNGFKYLPEFVEQLLKFQKENGFKYELVHTNYWLSSWVGLQLKQIQGSKQVHTYHSLGIVKYNTIENIPLVASQRLAVEKEVLETAERIVATSPQEKQHMRTLVSQQGNIDIIPCGTDIRRFGSVEREAARAKLGIDKDAKVVLYVGRFDPRKGIETLVRAVRESHFFGDKNLKLIIGGGSTPGNSDGRERDRIEGIVNELGMGDCTVFPGLLKQEILPTYYAAADVCVIPSHYEPFGLVAVEAMACGTPVIASDVGGLQFSVVNENTGLLVPPQDVSAFSNAIDRILGNSEWRAELGKAGNMRVMSKFSWDGVASQLDSLYTELLQSVKEKEPALVAG, from the coding sequence ATGAACTCTACCAGTAACAAACGCATTGCTTTAATTTCAGTCCACGGTGATCCGGCGATTGAAATAGGGAGAGAAGAGGCTGGAGGACAAAATGTATATGTCCGTCAAGTGGGTGAAGCACTATCCCAACTAGGATGGCAAGTTGATATGTTTAGCCGGAAAATAAGTGTTGAACAAGAAAATATTGTGCAACATAATTCCCGCTGTCGAACCATTCGGTTAACAGCAGGTCCTGTGGAATTTGTACCACGAGATAACGGCTTTAAATATTTGCCAGAATTTGTAGAACAGTTATTAAAATTTCAAAAAGAAAACGGCTTTAAATATGAGTTGGTTCACACTAACTACTGGTTATCCAGTTGGGTAGGTTTGCAGTTAAAACAAATCCAAGGAAGTAAACAGGTTCATACATATCATTCTTTAGGCATCGTCAAATATAACACAATAGAAAATATTCCTTTAGTTGCTAGTCAACGTCTAGCGGTAGAAAAAGAAGTTTTAGAAACAGCAGAAAGAATTGTGGCTACAAGTCCACAGGAAAAACAACACATGAGAACTTTGGTTTCTCAACAAGGAAATATTGATATTATTCCTTGTGGTACAGATATTCGCCGTTTTGGTTCTGTGGAGAGAGAAGCAGCGAGAGCTAAATTAGGTATTGACAAAGATGCTAAGGTGGTGTTATATGTGGGACGTTTTGATCCACGGAAGGGGATAGAAACTTTGGTGCGTGCGGTGCGGGAGTCGCATTTTTTTGGTGATAAAAACCTGAAGTTAATTATTGGTGGGGGAAGTACACCAGGTAATAGCGATGGTAGAGAACGCGATCGCATTGAAGGAATAGTTAACGAGTTGGGGATGGGTGACTGTACAGTTTTCCCTGGTTTGTTGAAACAGGAAATTCTCCCCACTTATTACGCTGCGGCTGATGTGTGCGTGATTCCTAGCCATTATGAACCTTTTGGACTGGTTGCGGTGGAAGCTATGGCCTGTGGTACACCGGTGATCGCTAGTGATGTGGGTGGACTTCAGTTTAGTGTGGTGAATGAAAATACTGGTTTGTTAGTACCACCTCAAGATGTATCAGCGTTTAGTAATGCTATTGACAGGATTTTAGGTAATTCTGAATGGCGTGCGGAGTTGGGTAAAGCGGGTAATATGCGGGTAATGAGTAAGTTTAGTTGGGATGGTGTGGCGAGTCAGTTGGATTCGCTTTATACTGAACTGCTGCAATCGGTTAAAGAAAAAGAGCCAGCTTTGGTTGCTGGTTAG
- a CDS encoding iron uptake porin encodes MAKKWNHLTSPAICSIILCANTSVFASEPAGKTETNYSQQELISQVTSVSQLSDVQPGDWAFQALQSLVERYGCIAGYPNGTYRGNRALTRYEFAAGLNACLDRVNELIATATADGVTKQDLATIQKLQEEFSAELATLRGRVDALEAKTSELEANQFSTTTKLQGQVVAVVSDVLSGDQVNGTPITDKNTTLGARARIEFVSSFTGKDTLFTRIESNNIDTPNLLTEEGNLAFEASSTTTSVLGTLSYRFPLGEKTQAIAIAAGGAIDDITSTVNIFDGDGAFGALSTFGTRNPIYNQIGGAGLGVTHQFSDKVGVSLGYLADSANNPASGSGLFDGPYGALAQLTVKPSDRITLGLTYINSYNTRLATGSNNATSNFFGTNSFSSNSYGVQASIGISDKFVLGGWGGYTKSDVLTGTRGDVDIWNYAVTLGFRDLGKKGNLAGIIVGMEPKVTSTSTNLTQFKDQNTSYHIEAFYQYKLNDNITITPGVIWLTAPDHNNNNNDVVIGALRTTFSF; translated from the coding sequence ATGGCTAAAAAGTGGAATCATCTTACCAGTCCAGCTATTTGCAGCATTATACTATGTGCAAATACATCTGTTTTCGCAAGTGAACCAGCAGGGAAAACAGAAACAAATTATTCTCAGCAAGAGTTAATATCACAAGTTACTTCAGTATCTCAGTTGTCAGATGTACAACCAGGAGACTGGGCATTTCAAGCATTACAGTCTTTAGTAGAACGTTATGGTTGTATTGCAGGTTATCCTAACGGAACTTATCGGGGAAATCGCGCATTAACCAGGTATGAATTTGCAGCAGGTTTGAATGCTTGTTTGGATCGGGTGAATGAATTAATTGCTACTGCAACTGCTGATGGAGTCACAAAACAAGACTTAGCAACTATCCAAAAACTGCAAGAAGAATTTTCTGCGGAACTAGCAACCTTACGGGGGCGTGTGGATGCTTTGGAAGCAAAGACTTCTGAGTTAGAAGCAAATCAGTTTTCGACCACTACTAAACTGCAAGGTCAAGTTGTAGCCGTTGTTAGTGATGTTTTATCAGGTGATCAAGTTAACGGAACACCTATTACAGATAAAAATACTACTCTTGGGGCGCGAGCAAGAATTGAATTTGTCAGCAGTTTTACGGGTAAAGATACACTGTTTACCAGAATTGAGAGTAATAATATCGACACTCCTAACTTGCTAACAGAGGAAGGAAATTTGGCTTTTGAAGCTAGTAGTACTACCACGTCTGTACTGGGAACACTATCGTATAGATTCCCTCTTGGTGAGAAAACCCAAGCAATAGCGATCGCCGCCGGTGGTGCAATAGACGACATTACCAGTACAGTGAACATTTTTGACGGTGATGGTGCTTTTGGTGCTTTATCTACCTTTGGTACACGCAACCCTATTTATAACCAAATAGGTGGTGCGGGTTTGGGAGTAACTCACCAGTTTAGCGATAAGGTGGGAGTAAGTTTAGGGTATTTAGCAGATTCAGCGAATAACCCTGCCAGTGGAAGTGGTTTGTTTGATGGTCCTTATGGTGCTTTGGCACAGTTGACTGTAAAACCAAGCGATCGCATTACCCTTGGTTTAACTTACATCAATTCCTACAATACACGACTAGCTACAGGTAGCAATAACGCCACATCTAACTTTTTTGGAACCAATTCATTTTCCAGTAATTCCTACGGTGTGCAAGCATCCATAGGCATTAGTGATAAATTTGTGTTAGGTGGTTGGGGTGGATATACCAAGAGTGATGTGTTAACAGGTACAAGAGGAGATGTAGATATTTGGAACTATGCTGTCACCCTTGGTTTCCGAGACTTGGGTAAAAAAGGTAACTTAGCTGGTATTATCGTCGGCATGGAGCCAAAAGTTACCAGTACAAGTACCAACTTGACACAATTCAAAGACCAAAACACCTCATATCACATCGAAGCATTTTATCAATATAAACTCAACGACAATATCACCATTACCCCTGGAGTTATTTGGTTAACCGCACCAGACCATAACAATAATAATAATGATGTGGTAATTGGGGCGTTGAGAACTACCTTTAGTTTCTAG
- a CDS encoding element excision factor XisH family protein — protein sequence MSRKDIFHDLVKQALTQEGWIISDDPLYLSIGNLNIQIDLGAEYLIGAEKENQKIAVEVKSFLRASKITDFYVPEIIYQRLVNTAHATQRPLEEIILRALQVGSPPAWDDVPEEFQAEIAALDKLDDHTLWQIFHSHKTATDMEEYNTLLDKNSSGTLAENERLNLISLRHEADLFMLRKAQAAVLLRWRGYSLLNP from the coding sequence ATGTCCAGAAAAGATATCTTCCATGATTTAGTTAAACAAGCTCTTACCCAAGAGGGTTGGATTATCTCTGATGATCCTCTATATTTAAGTATAGGTAACTTAAATATTCAGATTGATTTAGGCGCTGAATATTTGATTGGTGCAGAGAAAGAAAATCAAAAAATCGCAGTAGAAGTTAAAAGCTTTCTCAGAGCTTCCAAAATTACAGATTTTTATGTACCCGAAATTATTTATCAAAGATTAGTCAATACCGCCCATGCCACTCAACGTCCTTTAGAAGAAATCATACTACGTGCTTTACAAGTAGGTAGTCCACCTGCATGGGATGATGTACCAGAGGAATTTCAAGCGGAAATTGCCGCTTTAGATAAATTAGATGATCATACTCTCTGGCAAATTTTCCATAGTCATAAAACAGCAACAGATATGGAAGAATATAATACCTTACTTGACAAAAATTCTAGCGGTACATTAGCAGAAAACGAAAGATTAAATTTAATATCCCTCAGACATGAAGCGGATTTGTTTATGTTACGTAAAGCCCAAGCTGCTGTTTTACTGCGTTGGCGTGGATATAGTTTACTAAATCCTTAA
- a CDS encoding Rqc2 family fibronectin-binding protein encodes MQPVDFTTLTATCSELRANWLPARTEQVYQRDRHTIAIALRTMKKRDWLDISWHPQATRICIAEPPPRTPDTFTFSQQLIHQLGGLALIAIDFIAPWERVVDFKFARRPGEAALYHLYVEVMGKYSNAILTDANNEIITAAHQVSQQQSSVRPIQTGQPYETPPKLTGTIPNLNESQTRWQERVSLVPGAIKKQLLKSYSGLSAALLDSMLFAANISPETNSDILTAHDWDRLFSKWQEWLQNLELGKFQPAVTAKGYTVLGWGGITPAKNIQELLNQYYSDQLNQQTFSQLRHQLTQKLSNILGKLNIKAQTFKDRLQQSDQADEYKQQADLLMAHLHNWQPGMTEIILNDFETGKPVAIALQPDKNAVQNAQKLYKQHQKLKRARAAVEPLLLEVQAEIDYLEQVEAAISQIENYQNTEDLQALEEIRDELIEQKYLEDLEYRRRSNTETASTNFHRYRTPSGFEVLIGRNNNQNDYLTFRVAGDYDLWFHAQEIPGSHVLLRLEPGAVAEEADLEYTANLAAYFSRGRESEQVPVVYTQPNRVYKPKGAKPGLVVYKQETIIWGKPQVIGNRE; translated from the coding sequence TTGCAACCCGTAGACTTTACCACCCTCACCGCAACTTGCAGCGAACTCCGCGCTAACTGGCTACCCGCACGCACAGAACAAGTATATCAGCGCGATCGCCATACTATAGCCATAGCTTTACGCACCATGAAAAAGCGTGACTGGCTAGATATATCATGGCATCCCCAAGCGACACGCATTTGTATTGCAGAACCACCACCACGCACACCAGATACTTTCACTTTCAGTCAACAACTCATACATCAGTTGGGTGGTTTAGCTTTAATAGCTATAGATTTTATCGCCCCTTGGGAACGAGTGGTAGACTTTAAATTTGCCCGTCGTCCAGGAGAAGCAGCACTTTATCACCTGTATGTGGAAGTTATGGGTAAATATAGTAATGCTATTCTCACCGATGCTAATAACGAAATTATCACGGCCGCCCATCAAGTTAGTCAACAACAGTCTAGCGTTCGTCCGATCCAAACCGGTCAACCTTACGAAACACCACCCAAACTCACGGGAACTATCCCCAATTTAAACGAATCTCAAACACGCTGGCAAGAACGGGTGAGTTTAGTACCAGGTGCTATTAAAAAGCAACTCCTGAAAAGTTATAGCGGTTTAAGTGCAGCTTTGTTAGATTCTATGTTATTCGCTGCCAATATATCACCAGAAACCAATAGTGATATTTTAACCGCCCATGACTGGGATAGACTATTTAGCAAATGGCAAGAATGGTTACAAAATTTAGAACTTGGTAAATTTCAACCTGCGGTAACTGCCAAGGGTTACACTGTTTTAGGTTGGGGAGGAATAACACCAGCTAAGAATATCCAAGAATTACTCAATCAATATTATAGTGATCAATTAAATCAACAAACATTTTCTCAGCTACGTCATCAGTTAACCCAGAAATTAAGTAATATTTTGGGTAAGTTAAATATTAAAGCCCAAACCTTTAAAGACAGGTTGCAACAGTCAGATCAAGCAGATGAATATAAACAACAAGCGGATCTGTTAATGGCACATCTGCACAACTGGCAACCAGGGATGACTGAAATTATTTTAAATGATTTTGAGACAGGTAAACCAGTGGCGATCGCCCTGCAACCAGACAAAAACGCTGTCCAAAACGCCCAAAAACTTTACAAACAACATCAAAAACTCAAACGCGCCCGTGCAGCAGTCGAACCATTATTATTAGAAGTACAAGCAGAAATAGACTATTTGGAACAAGTAGAAGCCGCCATTTCCCAAATAGAGAACTACCAAAATACAGAAGACTTACAAGCTTTAGAAGAAATACGCGATGAACTCATAGAACAAAAATATTTAGAAGACTTAGAATATCGTCGTCGTAGCAACACCGAAACCGCAAGTACAAACTTTCATCGTTATCGCACCCCTAGCGGTTTTGAAGTCTTGATCGGTCGTAACAACAATCAAAATGATTATCTCACATTTCGGGTAGCTGGAGATTATGATTTATGGTTTCATGCCCAAGAAATACCCGGAAGTCACGTATTATTGAGACTAGAACCCGGCGCAGTTGCCGAAGAAGCAGACTTAGAATACACAGCCAACCTAGCAGCATACTTTAGTCGTGGCCGTGAAAGTGAACAAGTACCAGTTGTTTACACCCAACCCAACCGAGTCTATAAACCCAAAGGTGCAAAACCCGGACTTGTGGTTTATAAACAAGAAACGATAATTTGGGGAAAACCACAAGTAATAGGGAATAGGGAATAG
- a CDS encoding metal ABC transporter substrate-binding protein: MTVNIIKQEIKSYKQRIYLIFTLFCCLIASGCQQTQNNTAENGVQSSPSPVQKVQNSEKPKVVTTFLPVYLFTKAVVGDVADVEILIPPGTDVHEYQATPDDVKAIATAKILVKNGLGMEEFLSNTIKNAENSKLVEIDASKGIKVVNDISPVEEVKDHDHDHKHEHAEGNPHVWLDPVFAKQQVINIRDGLIKADPANKEVYQKNAAAYIQELDKLNNEFQQTLSKTPNCTFITFHDAFPYLAQRYNLKQVAVVKIPEDQLSPADVKKAVNAVKKYQVKTLFSEPGVDNKLLNSLSQDLNLNLYPLTSLETGETNPQYYFQAMRNNLQSLATGCK; the protein is encoded by the coding sequence ATGACAGTGAATATTATAAAACAAGAGATAAAAAGCTATAAACAGAGAATTTATCTGATATTTACTCTATTTTGCTGTTTAATTGCCTCTGGTTGTCAGCAAACACAGAATAATACAGCGGAAAATGGTGTACAGTCCTCACCATCACCTGTACAAAAGGTACAAAACTCAGAGAAACCCAAAGTAGTAACTACGTTTTTACCCGTGTATTTATTTACGAAAGCTGTAGTTGGAGATGTAGCAGATGTAGAGATTTTAATTCCACCAGGTACAGATGTGCATGAATATCAGGCTACACCGGATGATGTAAAGGCGATCGCCACAGCCAAAATTTTGGTAAAAAATGGCTTAGGTATGGAAGAATTTCTTAGCAATACCATCAAAAATGCGGAAAATTCTAAATTAGTAGAAATTGATGCCAGCAAAGGTATTAAAGTAGTAAATGATATATCACCAGTAGAGGAAGTAAAAGACCACGATCATGATCACAAACATGAACACGCAGAGGGAAACCCTCATGTTTGGTTAGATCCAGTTTTTGCCAAACAGCAAGTTATCAATATTAGAGATGGTTTAATTAAAGCTGATCCAGCCAATAAAGAAGTTTATCAAAAAAATGCTGCCGCTTATATTCAAGAATTAGACAAATTAAATAATGAATTTCAGCAGACGTTAAGCAAAACACCCAACTGTACTTTTATCACCTTTCATGATGCCTTTCCTTATCTAGCCCAAAGATACAACCTCAAGCAAGTTGCAGTGGTGAAAATTCCCGAAGATCAACTTTCACCAGCAGACGTAAAAAAAGCCGTCAATGCAGTGAAAAAGTACCAAGTCAAAACCTTATTTAGTGAACCAGGAGTAGATAACAAATTATTGAATAGCTTATCTCAAGATTTGAACTTGAATTTATATCCTCTTACTTCTTTAGAAACCGGGGAAACCAACCCACAATATTATTTTCAGGCAATGAGAAATAATTTACAGAGTTTAGCAACAGGATGTAAATAA
- a CDS encoding DUF433 domain-containing protein produces the protein MSVIAAKTYVEYRNDGYWVEGTRISLDSIVYAFRKGLSPESIVQSFPLLTLEQVYGGITFYLANRAEIDTYLADEEAAFDTMPQPLETSDPILYDKLKAAKKARQQVRL, from the coding sequence ATGTCAGTTATTGCAGCTAAAACTTACGTAGAGTATCGGAACGATGGATATTGGGTGGAAGGAACACGGATTTCTCTAGATTCGATTGTCTATGCTTTCCGAAAAGGCTTATCACCTGAAAGTATCGTTCAATCTTTTCCTCTGCTAACCTTAGAACAGGTTTATGGAGGAATCACGTTTTATCTAGCTAACCGCGCTGAGATTGATACTTACTTAGCAGATGAGGAAGCGGCTTTTGATACTATGCCTCAACCACTAGAAACCAGTGATCCTATTTTATATGACAAACTCAAGGCAGCGAAAAAAGCAAGACAGCAGGTGAGATTGTGA